A section of the Plutella xylostella chromosome 18, ilPluXylo3.1, whole genome shotgun sequence genome encodes:
- the LOC105392315 gene encoding uncharacterized protein LOC105392315: MRRARRRTLTADMRGSTLALLCALSVARALPTALPGDAVQKKLTEVANEVLSQQQPIDNTHSEQELVEQVNSVTDIDNSLRVNKLEAIPVKVVTEDAKPAVKDFGIEKGSNDDVPKEESAVKRQEVDLSNPGEPQRQEHDSQSPQDATLEQQAVAAFKQGIADTQAALSSGLAGVRAKIHGYVTAGESGASVEQSIAQLRDSFNKQIEDLNETLLGYLVAAQPSEQEAPAPAAAPSSEGVKSIDDIEEEPAQSKGLLFNRGSVRQEATAVAPAPAPAPGNTDAPSTGSGPWASVVEAYQNMVTNVQQNMANFQTSWQNFVSQNGGGNNTAAGPGSIIQSVGSGGQTLIGEQNIVVPGVNDETATQSTNLWANLQQSVTGFFRPGQAAGAPQAAQADTPAASGPFAGIQNLPIYQNVVGFFNRPPASNTQAQPAAPVVAPAATDSAAASNEAPASEVKPEAAQKQKPATVAPGPLQQIVQRLPLVSGVAQRLQTMSNPEKPRDAERGHLHLGGHGGHGGSGDNNNGDSSRLEPAKSEPAKEVKPIEEPQKEVPAMMVEEKKEESTVAAKTE; the protein is encoded by the exons ATGCGGCGCGCTCGGCGGCGTACACTCACTGCAGACATGAGGGGGTCCACGCTAGCGCTCCTGTGCGCCCTGAGCGTCGCTCGCGCCCTGCCCACCGCCCTGCCCGGGGACGCCGTGCAGAAGAAGCTCACCGAGGTCGCCAACGAGGTGCTGAGCCAGCAGCAGCCAATAGACAACACGCACAGCGAGCAGGAGCTCGTCGAGCAGGTCAACTCCGTCACCGACATCGACAACTCTCTGCGCGTCAACAAATTGGAGGCCATCCCCGTCAAGGTCGTCACCGAGGACGCCAAGCCCGCCGTCAAGGACTTCGGCATTGAAAAGGGCAGCAACGATGACGTGCCGAAAGAGGAGAGCGCAGTGAAGAGGCAGGAGGTGGATTTAAGCAACCCTGGTGAGCCTCAGAGGCAGGAGCACGACTCGCAGTCGCCGCAGGACGCCACGCTGGAGCAGCAGGCCGTGGCCGCCTTCAAGCAGGGCATCGCCGACACGCAGGCGGCGCTCAGCAGCGGGCTGGCCGGCGTGCGGGCCAAGATCCACGGCTACGTGACCGCGGGCGAGTCCGGCGCCTCCGTGGAGCAGAGCATCGCGCAGCTCCGGGACAGCTTCAACAAGCAGATCGAGGACCTCAACGAGACGCTGCTGGGGTACCTGGTGGCCGCGCAGCCCAGCGAGCAGGAGGCGCCGgcccccgccgccgctccCAGCAGTGAGGGCGTCAAGAGCATCGACGATATTGAGGAGGAGCCGGCGCAGAGCAAGGGGCTGCTGTTCAACCGTGGCTCCGTGCGTCAGGAGGCGACGGCCGTGGCGCcagcccccgcgcccgcgcccggcaACACGGACGCGCCGTCAACTGGCAGCGGGCCCTGGGCCAGCGTAGTCGAGGCCTACCAGAACATGGTCACCAACGTGCAGCAGAACATGGCCAACTTCCAGACCTCGTGGCAAAACTTCGTGAGCCAGAACGGCGGCGGCAACAACACGGCGGCTGGGCCCGGCAGCATTATCCAGAGCGTCGGTTCTGGTGGCCAGACGCTCATCGGAGAGCAGAACATAGTTGTTCCCGGAGTCAACGACGAGACGGCGACACAGAGCACCAACTTATGGGCGAACCTGCAGCAGTCCGTCACTGGGTTCTTCCGCCCGGGGCAGGCGGCCGGCGCGCCGCAGGCCGCCCAGGCCGACACTCCAGCCGCTTCAGGACCCTTCGCCGGGATCCAGAACCTGCCCATCTACCAGAACGTGGTTGGCTTCTTCAACCGTCCTCCCGCGAGTAACACGCAAGCCCAGCCGGCTGCCCCAGTAGTCGCCCCGGCAGCTACTGACTCAGCCGCCGCGTCCAACGAAGCCCCAGCTTCAGAGGTCAAGCCTGAGGCTGCGCAGAAACAGAAGCCAGCGACGGTGGCTCCGGGGCCGCTGCAGCAGATCGTGCAGCGCCTGCCGCTGGTGTCGGGCGTGGCGCAGCGCCTGCAGACCATGTCCAACCCGGAGAAGCCGCGCGACGCCGAGCGAGGGCACCTGCATCTCGGCGGACACGGCGGCCACGGCGGATCAG GGGATAATAACAACGGCGACAGCAGCCGGTTAGAGCCCGCCAAAAGCGAGCCAGCCAAAGAGGTCAAACCCATCGAAGAACCTCAGAAGGAGGTCCCAGCGATGATGGTGGAAGAGAAGAAGGAGGAAAGCACAGTTGCTGCTAAGACTGAATAA